From Candidatus Woesearchaeota archaeon, one genomic window encodes:
- a CDS encoding PKD domain-containing protein, with the protein MKKLLIAIVLMLVLSFSVFAVTNLTVDEGKLLKVKVNTYDPDKDKLTINYASPLNSKGEWRPDFNQSGDYKSFVSVSDGEFVISDELNIKVIDIDRPPIFNPVRIAAVNETQEVSFDASAYDLDGDFITISAVSLPEGAIFSNNHFSMPTSYDAVKKNWFSRLIDNLPFVKISKTFDVKLKAIGRTAYSEKNFKVKVYDVNRQPVLAALAPITVNEGEEVVINPSAADPDNDKIKYSYSGWMDSNKKITGYDDAGVQIITVKASDGFLSDSKDVSVIVNNVNRAPVFDPIKNAAVKEGDEIIIDLKAADPDGDALIFSSLNIPYNSTLTENRFIYTPSYDVVTHEDAKTRQKKFNITFTARDSSGLNATQNFTLTVKDFNRAPVINDSEPSGEKIKAYVGAKVRFSVNASDPDDDNLTYSWHFGFLDTRKGKDAITMKFTSSGTKKIAVTVSDGQTTAKKEWIVEVLSKKK; encoded by the coding sequence ATGAAGAAATTACTTATTGCAATAGTTTTAATGTTAGTATTATCTTTTTCTGTATTCGCTGTTACAAATCTTACAGTTGATGAAGGAAAGCTGCTGAAAGTCAAAGTAAATACTTATGATCCTGACAAGGACAAGCTGACAATAAACTATGCATCACCTTTAAACTCGAAAGGAGAATGGAGGCCGGATTTTAATCAGTCAGGGGATTACAAAAGCTTTGTTTCTGTGTCTGACGGCGAGTTTGTCATCTCAGATGAGCTAAACATAAAAGTCATAGATATTGACAGGCCGCCAATATTTAATCCAGTCAGGATTGCTGCTGTGAATGAGACGCAGGAAGTTTCGTTTGATGCAAGCGCTTACGATCTTGACGGTGATTTTATTACAATAAGCGCAGTAAGCCTGCCGGAAGGCGCAATTTTCTCCAATAATCATTTTTCTATGCCTACAAGCTATGACGCAGTCAAAAAGAACTGGTTTTCCAGATTGATAGATAATCTGCCGTTTGTTAAAATAAGCAAAACATTTGATGTAAAATTAAAGGCAATCGGCAGGACAGCATATTCTGAAAAGAATTTCAAAGTAAAGGTTTATGATGTCAACAGGCAGCCTGTTTTGGCTGCTCTTGCGCCGATAACAGTCAATGAAGGCGAAGAGGTTGTAATTAATCCCTCTGCAGCAGATCCTGACAATGATAAAATAAAATACAGCTACAGCGGATGGATGGATTCAAATAAAAAAATAACCGGCTATGATGATGCCGGAGTGCAGATTATAACTGTAAAGGCATCTGACGGATTTTTATCTGATTCAAAAGATGTTTCTGTAATTGTGAACAATGTAAACAGAGCTCCTGTATTTGATCCGATAAAGAATGCTGCTGTTAAGGAAGGCGATGAGATTATTATCGATCTTAAAGCAGCTGACCCAGATGGCGATGCCCTGATATTTTCCTCTCTAAATATTCCCTATAATTCAACCTTGACTGAGAACAGGTTTATCTACACGCCAAGTTATGACGTTGTAACGCACGAAGATGCCAAAACAAGGCAGAAGAAATTCAATATTACATTCACGGCAAGAGACAGCAGCGGCCTTAATGCAACGCAAAATTTCACATTAACAGTCAAGGATTTTAATAGGGCGCCTGTTATAAATGATTCTGAGCCTAGCGGAGAAAAGATAAAAGCATATGTCGGCGCAAAGGTAAGGTTCAGCGTAAATGCCTCAGACCCTGATGATGACAATCTGACTTATTCATGGCATTTTGGATTTCTGGATACGCGCAAAGGAAAAGACGCAATAACGATGAAGTTCACATCATCAGGGACAAAGAAGATCGCAGTGACAGTTTCAGACGGCCAGACAACAGCGAAGAAAGAATGGATTGTTGAAGTGCTGTCGAAGAAGAAATAA
- a CDS encoding N-glycosylase/DNA lyase has product MEKTIKHLKKQHKNKSSEIKKRLNEFEKTGKKNIEELFVELCYCLCTPLSKAERVIQVITSQNKNVLLKKGQKELENLLIRHVRFHKNKSRYIIEARRALKNLKRLSKNPDEARDFLVENIKGLSFKEASHFLRNIGYKGLAIIDGHILNCLKEHGVLKSNKRPKNKKEYLEIENKIKGFAKKVKIPVDELDLLFWSNKTGKVLK; this is encoded by the coding sequence ATGGAAAAAACAATTAAACATTTAAAAAAGCAGCATAAGAATAAAAGCTCTGAAATAAAAAAAAGATTAAACGAATTTGAAAAAACCGGCAAGAAAAATATTGAAGAACTTTTTGTTGAGCTTTGCTATTGCTTATGCACTCCGCTGAGCAAGGCAGAGAGGGTAATCCAGGTTATAACTTCCCAGAATAAAAATGTTTTATTGAAAAAAGGCCAAAAAGAGCTTGAAAATCTGTTAATAAGGCATGTAAGATTCCACAAAAATAAGTCGAGATACATAATTGAGGCAAGAAGAGCGTTAAAAAACCTAAAAAGACTTTCAAAAAATCCTGATGAAGCACGAGATTTTCTTGTTGAAAACATCAAAGGATTGAGCTTTAAGGAAGCATCGCATTTTTTAAGAAATATCGGCTATAAAGGATTGGCGATAATAGACGGGCACATATTGAACTGCTTAAAGGAACATGGTGTTTTGAAAAGCAACAAAAGGCCCAAAAACAAAAAGGAATACCTTGAAATTGAAAACAAAATAAAAGGATTTGCCAAAAAAGTAAAAATACCAGTTGACGAGCTTGATCTGTTGTTCTGGAGCAATAAAACAGGGAAAGTGCTGAAATAA
- a CDS encoding endonuclease Q family protein, which yields MIIADLHLHSRFSRATSKDLTIPNLEKYARIKGLDVFGTGDFTHPEWLAELKKELTEDETGILKTKTGFNFVLQAEVSNIYNQGNKLRKVHNILLAKSFEVVDQINELLSKKGKLKADGRPIFGSYSCIELVDDLMKIDSDIEIIPAHVWTPWFAIFGSMSGFDSVEECFMEKTKYIHALETGMSSDPAMNWRLSKLDKFSLVSNSDSHSYWPWRIGREANVFELKELTYKNIINAIRTKQGFKETVEVDPGYGKYHYNGHRLCHVCMSPSESIKIKNICPKCGRKLIIGVAHRIEELADRPEGFVPKDAVPFKKLIPLSEIISAVIGSGIATAKTWKIFNDLIAQFGNEFNILLNAEEKDLLKIVDEKAAKAIIDNRNEKIKIQPGYDGEYGYPVFDNTKPKEFKEEKKVQKGLGEFIK from the coding sequence ATGATAATAGCTGACTTGCATCTGCACAGCCGCTTCTCAAGGGCAACAAGCAAAGATCTTACTATTCCGAACCTTGAGAAATACGCCAGAATAAAAGGCTTAGATGTTTTTGGAACAGGCGACTTTACGCATCCAGAATGGCTTGCTGAATTGAAAAAAGAGCTAACTGAAGATGAAACAGGCATTTTAAAGACAAAGACTGGGTTTAATTTTGTTCTTCAGGCAGAAGTCAGCAATATTTACAATCAAGGTAATAAATTAAGGAAAGTCCATAATATATTGCTTGCCAAAAGCTTTGAAGTTGTTGATCAAATAAACGAACTGCTGTCGAAAAAAGGCAAGCTGAAAGCAGACGGAAGGCCGATTTTCGGATCTTACTCTTGCATTGAATTAGTCGATGATTTGATGAAGATTGACAGTGATATTGAGATCATACCGGCACATGTATGGACACCTTGGTTCGCGATATTCGGCTCAATGTCCGGCTTTGATTCAGTCGAAGAATGCTTTATGGAAAAGACAAAATACATTCATGCTTTGGAAACCGGGATGTCAAGCGATCCTGCAATGAACTGGCGATTATCAAAATTAGATAAATTCTCGCTTGTTTCAAACTCTGACTCGCATTCTTACTGGCCATGGCGCATTGGAAGGGAAGCAAATGTTTTCGAACTGAAAGAGTTAACTTATAAAAATATAATCAATGCCATAAGAACAAAACAAGGATTTAAGGAGACTGTTGAAGTTGATCCTGGCTATGGAAAATACCATTACAACGGGCATAGGCTCTGCCACGTGTGCATGTCTCCCTCAGAATCAATAAAAATCAAAAATATCTGCCCGAAATGCGGCAGAAAACTGATTATAGGAGTGGCGCACCGCATTGAAGAACTGGCAGACAGGCCTGAAGGTTTTGTTCCAAAAGATGCAGTTCCATTCAAAAAACTAATTCCATTGTCAGAGATAATATCTGCAGTCATTGGATCCGGGATAGCTACTGCAAAGACATGGAAGATTTTCAATGACTTAATTGCCCAGTTTGGGAATGAGTTTAATATTTTATTAAATGCTGAAGAGAAAGATCTGCTTAAAATCGTTGATGAAAAGGCTGCAAAGGCGATCATCGACAACAGAAATGAAAAAATAAAAATACAGCCAGGCTATGACGGGGAATATGGATATCCGGTTTTTGATAACACAAAACCAAAAGAATTCAAAGAAGAGAAAAAAGTTCAGAAAGGGCTTGGAGAGTTTATAAAATGA
- a CDS encoding response regulator → MAKILIVENDADLTFMYVTRFGSMGHDVLAASTIDDGIKMYDEQNPDLIISDYRFNEKTGKDLFNYVREGDKKNGRHTPFILVSGKEREFKPDKFLMKPFDGKDLCNVVDTLLKNKHLSQK, encoded by the coding sequence ATGGCAAAAATACTTATTGTTGAGAATGATGCTGATCTGACTTTCATGTACGTAACAAGATTTGGGAGTATGGGCCATGATGTTCTTGCTGCATCAACTATTGATGACGGGATTAAAATGTATGATGAACAAAATCCTGATTTGATTATCTCAGATTACAGGTTCAATGAGAAGACGGGCAAGGATTTATTTAACTATGTGAGAGAGGGAGATAAAAAAAATGGGAGGCACACGCCTTTTATTCTGGTATCTGGCAAAGAAAGGGAATTCAAACCAGATAAATTCTTGATGAAGCCTTTTGACGGCAAGGATCTGTGTAATGTTGTCGACACGCTTCTAAAAAATAAACATCTTTCTCAAAAATAA
- a CDS encoding haloacid dehalogenase-like hydrolase, which produces MQLDYLVKPSKSNDRSFVLSNSSKKDIRERIRKSSYVVSDLDYTLIDSPTLGLVVRRFFEGGFLDIRQDIWAVKAVFQYLLHGKNAAPPMWSEYRDKFKCEFRHYIESHKPALSFYPGVQEFFRSLPETTEKMMVTRTFHEIAKPFADCLGFGECHSFEDDKVLPFLEGIIHSSYDVLIGDSKEDENIVTALKKRSTHPLTIYVASSPNRINENFEINIGRDYRGLNKIINSD; this is translated from the coding sequence ATGCAGCTCGATTATTTGGTGAAGCCATCTAAATCAAACGACAGAAGCTTTGTTCTGTCTAATTCCAGCAAAAAAGACATAAGGGAAAGGATCAGGAAGTCGAGCTATGTTGTTTCAGACCTTGATTACACACTCATAGATTCCCCGACACTCGGCCTTGTTGTGCGCAGGTTTTTTGAAGGCGGCTTCCTGGATATAAGGCAGGATATCTGGGCCGTTAAAGCAGTCTTTCAGTATCTTCTGCACGGAAAAAATGCAGCTCCCCCGATGTGGAGCGAATATCGCGATAAATTCAAATGCGAGTTCAGGCATTACATTGAGTCCCACAAGCCAGCTCTTTCTTTCTATCCCGGAGTTCAGGAATTTTTCAGATCATTGCCAGAAACAACTGAAAAGATGATGGTCACAAGAACATTTCACGAAATAGCAAAGCCTTTTGCAGACTGCCTTGGCTTTGGCGAATGCCATTCTTTTGAAGATGACAAGGTGCTGCCTTTTTTAGAAGGAATAATCCACAGCAGCTATGATGTGCTCATAGGCGATTCAAAAGAAGATGAAAACATTGTAACTGCATTAAAAAAGAGGAGCACCCATCCTTTAACAATCTATGTTGCAAGCTCGCCAAATAGAATAAATGAGAATTTTGAGATAAACATCGGAAGGGATTACAGGGGATTGAACAAAATAATAAATTCTGATTAA
- a CDS encoding class I SAM-dependent methyltransferase translates to MDLEKYSELKKAYDAYGNSLLKHGKLLYKDTEKGIWGITPCEDIFNLFIKINLEKYKTFLDIGSGDGRAVLTAALFGINTVGIEIDDELIKVSNEIKNKLKIKNAVFLKKDFFGEDFSKYDVLFINPDKGFHLGLEDKLIKELKGRLFVYNRIFVPRFLKKTRMIWVGQMPIIEYTKC, encoded by the coding sequence ATGGATCTGGAAAAATACAGCGAACTGAAAAAAGCCTATGACGCGTATGGAAACTCTCTCTTAAAGCATGGCAAGCTTCTTTACAAGGACACGGAAAAAGGGATCTGGGGCATCACACCTTGCGAAGATATATTCAATCTTTTCATTAAGATCAACTTAGAAAAATACAAAACATTCCTTGATATCGGAAGCGGCGATGGAAGGGCAGTTTTAACAGCAGCATTGTTCGGCATTAATACAGTTGGCATTGAAATTGATGACGAGCTGATAAAGGTTTCAAATGAAATAAAAAATAAATTAAAAATAAAAAATGCCGTATTCTTAAAAAAGGATTTCTTTGGCGAGGATTTCTCAAAATATGATGTTCTATTCATTAATCCGGACAAAGGATTTCATCTCGGGCTGGAGGATAAACTGATAAAAGAGTTAAAAGGAAGATTATTTGTTTATAATCGAATATTCGTGCCAAGGTTTTTAAAAAAGACAAGAATGATATGGGTTGGGCAGATGCCCATAATAGAATACACAAAATGCTAA
- a CDS encoding HAD family hydrolase, whose translation MLKIKAVIFDFDGVVIDSRARAFEVWEFAFKKFKKKDVKLDRDFFEADYKDLAKKINISKNNLKEVEKLFFHSKTPVYLFKGIKRILNTLSKKYKLALVSNNPPNRLKQYGIFNYFKAVIGIRSGIRLKPHPDMIHLALKKLGARPEEAMFIGDMEGDILAGKAAGVFVIGASYGFHTHVRLKGADVIIDSQNDIIPTIRKIEKGLL comes from the coding sequence ATGCTAAAAATAAAAGCAGTAATATTTGACTTTGACGGCGTTGTAATAGACTCTCGCGCAAGGGCATTTGAGGTATGGGAATTTGCATTCAAGAAATTCAAGAAAAAGGACGTAAAATTAGACAGAGATTTCTTTGAAGCAGATTATAAGGATCTGGCAAAGAAGATCAACATATCAAAAAATAATTTAAAGGAAGTGGAAAAATTATTTTTTCATTCCAAAACCCCGGTTTATCTTTTCAAAGGCATTAAAAGAATTCTTAACACATTGTCAAAGAAGTATAAGCTGGCATTGGTCTCCAACAATCCTCCAAATAGATTGAAGCAATATGGCATATTTAATTATTTTAAAGCGGTTATTGGAATAAGAAGCGGCATCAGGCTAAAGCCTCACCCGGACATGATTCATTTGGCTTTAAAAAAATTAGGAGCAAGGCCTGAAGAAGCGATGTTTATTGGCGACATGGAAGGCGACATTCTTGCCGGCAAAGCTGCAGGTGTATTCGTCATAGGCGCATCATACGGATTCCATACGCATGTCAGGCTGAAGGGCGCAGATGTGATTATTGATTCGCAAAATGATATAATTCCCACAATAAGAAAAATAGAAAAAGGGCTGCTTTAA
- a CDS encoding NUDIX domain-containing protein, translating to MKTDLVIGAFLFYNNKVLLIHHKKLDLWLPPGGHIEKDETPDDAVKREFKEELGLDVEILNRNDIPMGGNIVKQLAVPFYANVHRVGDHDHCCFFYLCKTKNPEKMIVNKSELKNSAWFSVEELNQEHIPADVRNIALKAFKSYRALYKS from the coding sequence ATGAAAACAGATTTGGTAATTGGCGCTTTTTTGTTTTACAATAACAAAGTTCTTTTAATTCACCACAAAAAACTGGATTTGTGGCTTCCGCCGGGCGGCCATATTGAAAAAGATGAAACTCCGGATGATGCTGTGAAAAGGGAGTTCAAAGAAGAACTGGGTTTGGATGTGGAAATCCTGAACAGAAATGACATTCCAATGGGAGGCAACATTGTAAAGCAGTTGGCTGTTCCTTTTTATGCAAATGTTCACAGAGTAGGAGATCACGACCATTGCTGTTTCTTTTATTTATGCAAAACTAAAAATCCAGAAAAAATGATAGTTAACAAGTCTGAACTTAAAAATTCTGCGTGGTTTTCTGTTGAAGAGTTAAATCAAGAGCACATTCCTGCTGATGTCAGAAATATAGCATTGAAGGCTTTTAAATCATATCGCGCACTTTACAAATCCTAG
- a CDS encoding nucleotidyltransferase domain-containing protein, which yields MKFDIKKRSNPNKAKYSKEEYEISAEFAKRTYKEFGSFVKAIILFGSSARKEGEAKADVDVLMIVDDVNVVISPELTDTYRIITEKIVSDVSTKLHITTLRFTSFWEYIRAGDPIGINILRDGVSLIDTGFFDPMQIMLYQGRIRPSLESIWVYYSRAPQTLYNSKWHIMQATLDLYWAVIDSSHSALMSIGEIPPSPGHVSDLLDEKMAKKGLLNKKYVFIMKNFYELAKRIMHREIKEIKGEQYDRYFKDAQEYVEVMKKFIERRER from the coding sequence ATGAAGTTTGATATAAAAAAGAGGTCGAATCCGAACAAGGCAAAGTATTCTAAAGAAGAGTATGAGATATCAGCGGAATTTGCCAAAAGAACATACAAGGAGTTTGGATCTTTTGTAAAAGCCATCATCCTTTTCGGCAGCTCTGCAAGAAAGGAAGGCGAAGCCAAGGCTGATGTTGATGTTCTGATGATTGTTGATGATGTGAATGTGGTAATATCGCCGGAGCTGACAGACACATATAGAATAATAACAGAGAAGATCGTTTCAGATGTCTCCACAAAGCTGCACATAACAACATTAAGGTTTACAAGCTTCTGGGAATATATAAGGGCAGGCGACCCAATTGGCATAAACATCTTAAGAGACGGAGTTTCATTGATAGACACTGGCTTTTTTGATCCAATGCAGATAATGCTCTACCAGGGCAGAATTAGGCCCAGCTTGGAATCAATATGGGTTTATTACTCAAGAGCACCTCAAACACTGTACAACTCAAAATGGCACATAATGCAGGCAACTCTTGACCTGTACTGGGCAGTCATTGATTCAAGCCATTCTGCGTTGATGTCTATCGGAGAGATTCCTCCTTCTCCAGGGCATGTTTCAGATCTTCTTGATGAAAAGATGGCCAAAAAGGGGTTGCTTAACAAGAAATATGTTTTCATAATGAAGAATTTCTATGAATTGGCAAAGAGAATAATGCACCGCGAGATAAAGGAGATTAAGGGAGAGCAGTACGACCGCTACTTCAAGGATGCGCAGGAATATGTTGAAGTGATGAAGAAGTTCATAGAGAGAAGGGAAAGATAA